A stretch of the Orcinus orca chromosome 1, mOrcOrc1.1, whole genome shotgun sequence genome encodes the following:
- the S100A9 gene encoding protein S100-A9: MADQLSQLESSIETIINIFHQYSIRLQPPDTLNKKEFKQLVKKELPNFLKKETKDDKAINEIMEDLDTDVDKELNFHEFSVLVGKLTEASHEEMHKTAPPGVGHRHGPGFGAGGSGHGHSHDNHSHSHGNHGHSH; this comes from the exons ATGGCTGACCAACTGTCGCAGCTGGAAAGCAGCATAGAAACCATCATCAATATCTTCCACCAGTACTCTATACGGCTGCAGCCCCCGGACACCCTGAACAAGAAAGAATTCAAACAGCTGGTGAAAAAAGAGCTGCCAAACTTTCTCAAG AAGGAGACAAAGGATGACAAAGCCATAAACGAGATCATGGAGGACCTGGACACGGATGTAGACAAGGAGCTGAACTTCCACGAGTTCTCCGTGCTGGTGGGCAAGCTGACGGAAGCCTCCCACGAGGAGATGCACAAGACGGCACCCCCAGGAGTAGGCCACAGGCACGGGCCAGGCTTCGGGGCAGGTGGTTCAGGCCACGGCCACAGCCATGACAATCACAGCCACAGCCATGGCAATCACGGCCACAGCCACTAA